Below is a genomic region from Granulicella sp. L56.
TGAAGCCCGGCGCGAACGTAGGCCGCGGCAAGGACGATACCCTCTTCGCCAAGGTCAGCGGCGTAGTACGCTTTCAGGACCGTGGCCAGATCGGCCGTTTCGTCTCCATCGATCCGATCGTCGTCAACGCATAGATCTTTGCAACTCTGAAAAAAGCCCTGCTTCGGCAGGGCTTTTTCATTTAAGCGTCGATCCCGGTGTTCCATTTTGACACGGAAAGCGACGGGTGCTAAATTTGGTGCCCGGCCAGAGAGACCAATTTTCAAGTTGAGGAACGCTCATGAAAGCATTTCTTTTCGCTGTCTTATTAATCGCTGGAGCAGGTTTGGCGAAGGCTGACACTCTCGAGACGATCACCTTCAATCTGGGAGATTTGCATCCTGGATCAACCCTGTCAGCCACTTTTGACGTGCCCACTTTGCTCCCTGGACCCGGGTTGACGGAGAACGTCACCTATTCTTTCAGCGATCCTTTGGACTATGCCGAAGGAAGTCTGTCGGGGCCGACGGGAGGAACATTGGCGGGAACGGTCTCGATTGACCCCAACGCGCCGATCAGCAACTTTGTCATCAATTTCTCCGTCCCGACATTCTTCAATCCCACCGGCAACATGTTTGATCGGGAAAATGTTCTTTCCGAAGATGGCCTTGCGCAATGTGCGTCTTTTCCTTGCACCGCTACCGGACAATTCCAGGACAGTCAGGCCTTTTCTAACGGTGTGTACACGGTCGCTCCTACTGCCATGACGCCCGAGCCATCTTCCTTCCTGCTGCTGGCCACCGGTCTCGCGGGAGCGGGCTTTCTTTACGCGGGCCGTAAAGGTTTCGCCTAAGGGGCATCGCCCTCTTCGAAGAGAATAGGGCGGGCAGCGATGGCTTTGGGCTTCGTTGAGCCAGGTCAGTCCGTAGCGACCACTACTGGTTTCTGCTTGTCATTCAAGCCTATGCGCGCCATGGGGGTGCGATGGTCGTGGGTGAACAGGACCAGCCACTTCTCCGGGATCGCCCGCTGATAGAAACGCTTGCGCTGCACGATGGTCTCCAGAGGATCGAGATCGTAGCCCATCACCCAGGTCGCATCGAGGTGCGCGCTGGTGGGAATCAGGTCGGAGATGTAGCACGCATGTTCCGAGCCCGACTCGATGTGAACGCCCATCATCTGCGCCGTGTGCCCCGGAAAAAGTTCGACGCGGACACCCGGGCAAATCACCACATCATGGCCATCCATTAACGTCATCTGGCCGGATTCGATCAGCGGATCGTAGTTGGGCGAGAGATAACTGACGCGGTCGCGCTCCAGTTGCAGGTGGCCGTGTTCGACCTCGCCGCGATGCGCGAAGTAGCGCGCGTTCGGAAAGGTCGGCGTCACCGAGCCATCCGGCTGCAAGGTTGTGTTCCAGCCGCAGTGGTCGAAGTGCAGGTGAGTGTTGATGACGAAGTCCACCTCTTCGACGGCGACACCTGCGGCTGCGAGCGACGCCGGCAGAAGCTCCTGGTTCTCGTGGATCTCGCGCAGCTTCGGCGACAGCTTGTTGCCGATGCCGGTTTCGATCACCACTGTATGCTCTCCGGTCCGGACTACGACCGTATTGAGGCCAAGCAGAATGCGGTTCTGCTCGTCGGCCTCGGCACGTTTTTGCCAGAGCGTTTTGGGCACCACACCGAACATGGCTCCGCCGTCGAGCTTGTAGGTCCCATCGGTGCAGACCGTCAGCTCGAAGTCGCCAACCTGCGTTCGCGCGCGCACCAGATCAGAATCAGCCGTGTGCATAAAAGCCCTCCCACTCTATCTTAATGGGAGGACCGGCTGTCCTAGTCAGGCGTGCGGAATGGCGGCAAGTGCGTCCGCGTTGATTGCCGCTCCCTCCGAGGCCGCTGCTACCAGATCGGCTCCAACGGCAGCGAGAGGCTGCTTATGCTGGAAGCACTGGCGGCAAAGCACGGGCCGTCCTTGCGTCGGCTTGAAGGGAACGGTGGTCTCGATCCCGCACTCCGAGCACTTGGTCCGGGTCTCCGTCCGTGAAAGTATGGGAGACGATGAACTTGTCCCAGGGCGCACGGTTGCGTTCGCGCGCTTGAACTTGCAAGGCTTGCAGCGTTTGGGGTCGTTCTTGAATTGCTTGTCGAAGAAAAAGAGTTGTTCGCCAGCGGTGAAGATAAACTCACCACCACAGTCTGCGCAGGTTAAAAGCCTATCCACAAATTCCATAGCCGCTTCTCCCGTCTTGCGGAAAAAGGGTGAATACCCGTAGGCATTGGATATCGTGAGGCCGACGGGCGCTCAACCTTGTTCGTAATCTTTCCTTGCAGGATGTATAGGGGCCCGTTGCTGCGTGCTTCTCGGATAAATTAGACATTCCGGTCACGGTGAGCCGCTGCACGGGCTCTCTCTGCCGGGAAGACCAGATCAATGGCGGGAGTCCATCTGCTGGCTGTTTCAAGCGGCCGTCCGCAGCGTGAGAGCCGGGACGGCCTGACTTGGTTAGGGAGCGATTAGTCCTGCTCCTTACGGACCTTCTTGCGATTGCGCTTGCGCGCGAGCGCTTCTTTTACGCGCTTCTTCTCACCTGGTTTCAGATAAAAGGAGTGACGCTTGACTTCCTTGATAATGTCTTCGGTCTGTACCTTGCGCTTAAAGCGGCGCAGAGCATTTTCAAGGGGTTCGCCCTCTTGTACTCGAACCTCTGCCAAGAAAAATACACCTCCAAACGGTCCCAATGGGGATACACATATATCCCGGATGGGATACATATATACCAGAATACGCTATTTAGGGAAGAGAATTTGTTGAGTTAACGCAGAATTTTGACAGAAATCAAAGGCTTGAGGGTGCGTCGTAAAATGGGGAGAGGAGAACAGCCATGGCTCGCGAGATTGAATGGACGGATTCGGAAGAGATCGGAATCCAGTTGCAGGAGAAGTTTCCGGAGCTTGACCCGTATACCGTCCGGTTTACTGATTTACACCGCTATGTGACCGAGCTGCCCGGGTTTACGGGCGATCCCGCAAAGTCGAACGAAGGCATTCTGGAGGCAATTCAGAAGGCATGGCACGAGGAGTACGAGGACGCGAAATAGATCGCTTCGGGATG
It encodes:
- a CDS encoding MBL fold metallo-hydrolase, coding for MHTADSDLVRARTQVGDFELTVCTDGTYKLDGGAMFGVVPKTLWQKRAEADEQNRILLGLNTVVVRTGEHTVVIETGIGNKLSPKLREIHENQELLPASLAAAGVAVEEVDFVINTHLHFDHCGWNTTLQPDGSVTPTFPNARYFAHRGEVEHGHLQLERDRVSYLSPNYDPLIESGQMTLMDGHDVVICPGVRVELFPGHTAQMMGVHIESGSEHACYISDLIPTSAHLDATWVMGYDLDPLETIVQRKRFYQRAIPEKWLVLFTHDHRTPMARIGLNDKQKPVVVATD
- a CDS encoding zinc-ribbon domain containing protein is translated as MEFVDRLLTCADCGGEFIFTAGEQLFFFDKQFKNDPKRCKPCKFKRANATVRPGTSSSSPILSRTETRTKCSECGIETTVPFKPTQGRPVLCRQCFQHKQPLAAVGADLVAAASEGAAINADALAAIPHA
- the iscX gene encoding Fe-S cluster assembly protein IscX is translated as MAREIEWTDSEEIGIQLQEKFPELDPYTVRFTDLHRYVTELPGFTGDPAKSNEGILEAIQKAWHEEYEDAK
- the rpmA gene encoding 50S ribosomal protein L27, with translation MAHKKGLGSSKNGRDSNAQRLGVKRFGGETVTGGSILVRQRGTPLKPGANVGRGKDDTLFAKVSGVVRFQDRGQIGRFVSIDPIVVNA
- the rpsU gene encoding 30S ribosomal protein S21, encoding MAEVRVQEGEPLENALRRFKRKVQTEDIIKEVKRHSFYLKPGEKKRVKEALARKRNRKKVRKEQD
- a CDS encoding PEP-CTERM sorting domain-containing protein, whose protein sequence is MKAFLFAVLLIAGAGLAKADTLETITFNLGDLHPGSTLSATFDVPTLLPGPGLTENVTYSFSDPLDYAEGSLSGPTGGTLAGTVSIDPNAPISNFVINFSVPTFFNPTGNMFDRENVLSEDGLAQCASFPCTATGQFQDSQAFSNGVYTVAPTAMTPEPSSFLLLATGLAGAGFLYAGRKGFA